In Thalassophryne amazonica chromosome 14, fThaAma1.1, whole genome shotgun sequence, one DNA window encodes the following:
- the LOC117525202 gene encoding gastrula zinc finger protein XlCGF8.2DB-like, whose product MNNLEQHKGRQASVKPFSCSDRSKRQKQKGILNKHIRIQTGQKQFGCPECGRTFGRKSHLNTHMIIHTGEKRFGCSECGQRFIQKIHRDEHMRTHTGEKRFGCSECGQRFGQKSHLKTHIIIHTKQKPFACSQCGQRFIQKIHLNGHMVIHTGQKPFGCSECGRRFGLKSHLKGHMIIHTGQKSFGCSECSRTFGQKSTLKKHMITHTGQQPFICSECGRRFGRKSTLNKHMIIHTGQQPFCCSECGRRFCQKSYLNSHMIIHTGQQPFGCSECGRRFGQKSYLNKHMIIHTGQKPFGCSECGRRFGRKSNLNRHMTVHTISVSGAGRHLSCASTQLDNPPDHQSTELDPSNNGLKGPKENSQTTTL is encoded by the coding sequence ATGAACAACTTGGAGCAACACAAGGGGAGGCAAGCAAGcgtaaaaccatttagctgttctgatcggagtaaaagacagaaacagaagggcattctaaacaaacacattagaattcagacaggacaaaaacaatttggctgtcctgaatgtggtcgaacgtttggacgaaagagccacctgaacacacacatgataattcatacaggggaaaaacgatttggctgttctgaatgtggtcaaagatttataCAAAAGATTCACCGAGATGAACACATGAGaactcatacaggagaaaaacgatttggctgttctgaatgtggtcaaagatttggacaaaagagccacctgaaaacGCACATAATAATtcatacaaaacaaaaaccatttgcctgttctcagtgtggtcaaagatttataCAAAAGATCCACCTGAATGGCCACATGgtcattcatacaggacaaaaaccatttggctgttctgaatgtggtcgaagatttggactaaagagccacctgaagggacatatgataattcatacaggacaaaaatcatttggctgttctgaatgtagtCGAACATTTGGTCAAAAGAGCACTctaaaaaaacacatgataactcATACAGGACAACAACCATttatctgttctgaatgtggtcgaagatttggacgaaagagcactctgaacaaacacatgataattcatacaggacagcaaccattttgctgttctgaatgtggtcgaagattttgTCAAAAGAGCTACCTGAACagtcacatgataattcatacaggacagcagccatttggctgttctgaatgtggtcgaagatttggtcaAAAGAGCTACctgaataaacacatgataattcatacaggacaaaagccatttggctgttctgaatgtggtcgaagatttggacgaaagagcaacctgaacagacacatgacagtTCATACAATTTCTGTCAGTGGTGCAGGGAGACATCTTTCCTGTGCAAGCACTCAGCTGGATAACCCACCAGATCACCAAAGTACTGaactggaccccagcaacaacggCCTCAAAGGGCCAAAAGAAAATAGCCAAACTACAACACTTTAA